One part of the Eucalyptus grandis isolate ANBG69807.140 chromosome 10, ASM1654582v1, whole genome shotgun sequence genome encodes these proteins:
- the LOC104423206 gene encoding ATPase 9, plasma membrane-type isoform X1: MAGLAPKTKVLRDGKWSEEEAAILVPGDVISIKLGDIIPADARLLEGDPLKIDQSALTGESLPVTKNPGDEVFSGSTCKQGEIEAVVIATGVRTFFGKAAHLVDSTNQVGHFQKVLTAIGNFCICSIAVGMTVEIIVMYPIQRRKYRDGIDNLLVLLIGGIPIAMPTVLSVTMAIGSHRLSQQGAITKRMTAIEEMAGMDVLCSDKTGTLTLNKLTVDKNLIEVFAKDVDKDGVILLGARASRVENQDAIDACIVGMLADPKEARADITEVHFLPFNPVDKRTAITYVDSNGNWHRVSKGAPEQIIDLCKVRQDVKKKVHDIIDKFADRGLRSLAVAKQTVPEKTKDSAGEPWQFVGLLPLFDPPRHDSAETIRRALNLGVNVKMITGDQLAIGKETGRRLGMGTNMYPSSSLLGQHKDESIAALPIDELIEKADGFAGVFPEHKYEIVKRLQERKHICGMTGDGVNDAPALKKADIGIAVADATDAARGASDIVLTEPGLSVIVSAVLTSRAIFQRMKNYTIYAVSITIRIVLGFLLLALIWKYDFSPFMVLIIAILNDGTIMTISKDRVKPSPVPDSWKLKEIFATGVVLGTYLAVMTVVFFWAAHKTDFFSDKFGVRSIRNNPDELTAAVYLQVSIVSQALIFVTRSRSWSYIERPGLLLMSAFVAAQLIATLLAVYANWGFARIHGIGWGWAGVIWLYSIIFYIPLDILKFIIRYALSGRAWDNLLQNKTAFTTKKDYGKEEREAQWARDQRTLHGLQPPETTEIFKDKNNYAELSEIAEQARKRAEVARLRELHTLKGHVESVVKLKGLDIETIQQHYTV; this comes from the exons ATGGCAGGCTTAGCACCCAAAACAAAG GTTCTTAGAGATGGAAAATGGAGTGAGGAAGAAGCAGCAATTTTGGTTCCTGGAGATGTGATTAGTATTAAGCTTGGAGATATTATTCCAGCAGATGCTCGTCTTTTGGAGGGTGACCCTCTTAAAATTGATCAATCTGCTCTAACTGGTGAATCTCTGCCCGTAACCAAGAACCCTGGAGATGAAGTTTTCTCTGGGTCAACCTGCAAGCAAGGGGAAATAGAGGCTGTTGTCATTGCTACTGGGGTTCGTACCTTCTTCGGGAAGGCTGCTCACCTTGTTGACAGCACCAACCAAGTGGGGCACTTCCAAAAG GTACTGACGGCCATCGGGAACTTCTGCATATGTTCAATTGCCGTGGGAATGACAGTAGAGATAATAGTGATGTACCCAATTCAGCGCCGAAAGTACAGGGATGGTATTGACAATCTGTTGGTTCTCCTTATTGGAGGAATTCCTATTGCCATGCCAACAGTCCTGTCAGTGACGATGGCAATTGGATCCCACCGACTGTCTCAACAAGGTGCGATTACCAAGAGGATGACAGCTATCGAAGAGATGGCTGGGATGGACGTCCTTTGCAGTGATAAGACAGGGACTCTTACACTTAACAAGCTTACAGTAGACAAGAACCTGATTGAG GTATTTGCAAAGGATGTAGACAAGGATGGTGTAATATTGCTCGGTGCTAGAGCTTCCCGGGTTGAGAATCAGGATGCAATTGATGCCTGTATTGTTGGAATGTTAGCTGATCCGAAGGAG GCTAGAGCTGATATCACGGAGGTCCATTTCTTACCTTTTAATCCTGTGGACAAGCGAACAGCAATAACATACGTGGACTCCAATGGTAACTGGCATCGAGTCAGTAAAGGTGCACCAGAGCAG ATAATTGATCTCTGCAAGGTTAGGCAAGATGTAAAGAAAAAAGTCCATGATATTATTGATAAGTTTGCTGACCGCGGTCTACGCTCCCTAGCAGTTGCCAAACAA ACTGTGCCAGAGAAAACGAAGGATAGTGCTGGAGAACCCTGGCAATTTGTAGGCCTGTTACCTCTTTTTGATCCCCCAAGGCATGATAGTGCAGAGACCATCAGGCGAGCACTTAACCTCGGAGTCAACGTCAAGATGATTACTGGAGACCAGTTAGCTATAGGCAAGGAGACAGGTCGCCGCCTAGGAATGGGCACTAACATGTATCCCTCCTCCTCACTCCTAGGCCAGCACAAGGATGAATCAATTGCTGCTCTCCCTATTGATGAGCTAATTGAGAAGGCCGATGGCTTCGCTGGCGTCTTTCCTG AGCACAAGTACGAGATTGTGAAGAGGCTACAAGAAAGGAAGCACATATGCGGGATGACTGGTGATGGTGTGAATGATGCACCAGCTTTGAAGAAGGCAGACATTGGAATTGCTGTTGCTGATGCAACTGATGCTGCCCGAGGCGCATCTGACATAGTACTTACGGAGCCAGGGTTGAGTGTGATTGTCAGTGCTGTCTTAACAAGCAGAGCGATCTTCCAGAGAATGAAAAATTACACCATTTATGCAGTCTCAATTACAATCCGTATTGTGCTGGGTTTTCTGTTGCTTGCTCTTATATGGAAGTATGATTTCTCACCTTTCATGGTGTTAATCATTGCCATATTGAATGATGGAACCATCATGACCATCTCTAAAGATAGGGTGAAGCCATCTCCCGTACCTGACTCCTGGAAGCTCAAGGAGATTTTTGCTACTGGCGTTGTTCTTGGAACCTACTTAGCTGTTATGACTGTTGTTTTCTTCTGGGCTGCACATAAAACCGACTTCTTCTCG GACAAATTTGGCGTGAGGTCAATTAGGAACAATCCTGATGAGCTTACAGCAGCTGTCTACCTCCAAGTGAGTATTGTGAGCCAGGCACTCATCTTTGTTACTCGATCTCGCAGTTGGTCATACATTGAACGCCCAGGTCTCCTGCTTATGTCAGCCTTCGTTGCTGCACAACTG ATTGCAACTCTCCTAGCTGTCTATGCAAATTGGGGTTTTGCGAGAATACACGGCATCGGCTGGGGATGGGCTGGTGTTATATGGCTGTACAGCATTATCTTTTATATCCCTCTAGATATTCTCAAGTTCATCATCCGATATGCACTGAGCGGCAGGGCTTGGGATAACTTACTGCAGAATAAG ACGGCTTTCACAACAAAGAAAGAttatggaaaagaagaaagagaggctCAGTGGGCAAGGGATCAACGCACGTTGCACGGCCTCCAGCCACCTGAAACAACTGAAATCTTTAAGGATAAAAACAACTATGCAGAGCTGTCCGAAATTGCTGAACAGGCTAGAAAACGTGCTGAGGTTGCAAG GTTAAGAGAGCTTCACACCCTCAAGGGGCATGTTGAATCAGTGGTCAAACTTAAGGGGCTCGACATCGAGACAATTCAACAGCACTACACTGTTTGA
- the LOC104423205 gene encoding ribonuclease 3-like protein 1 isoform X2 — protein sequence MEKKHSDLKSFDQRNLPPTDPQYTMNNTEPHIQNKVGKDSITNQYRKVVKANPSPVEKEADSQQSPINPDSSLVSPALCTEIKISTIKKEKDTSETEASPRGDAESESAKAKLYELCAANKWKLPCFECYKEEGPSHSRQFSFKVITEVKDESRVTLLECFSAPRSKKKAAAEHAAEGALWYLKHLGYCSKER from the exons ATGGAGAAGAAGCACTCCGACCTGAAAAGCTTCGACCAGAGAAATCTGCCTCCCACTGATCCTCAGTACACCATGAATAACACAGAGCCACATATTCAG AATAAGGTGGGTAAAGACAGCATCACCAACCAATACAGGAAGGTGGTTAAGGCAAACCCAAGCCCAGTAGAAAAGGAAGCTGATTCACAACAATCACCCATAAATCCAGATTCTTCTTTAGTGTCCCCTGCACTGTGCACAGAGATCAAGATCAGCACcatcaagaaagagaaggacACCAGTGAGACTGAGGCAAGTCCTCGAG GTGATGCCGAGAGTGAATCAGCAAAAGCTAAGTTGTATGAGTTATGTGCTGCAAACAAGTGGAAGCTCCCTTGCTTTGAGTGCTACAAAGAGGAAGGTCCAAGCCACTCGAGACA ATTCTCATTCAAAGTAATTACAGAGGTTAAAGATGAATCCCGAGTTACATTATTAGAGTGCTTTAGCGCACCTAGGTCAAAGAAAAAAGCCGCCGCAGAGCATGCAGCTGAAGGGGCGCTCTGGTACCTGAAGCATCTAGGGTATTGTTCGAAGgaaaggtga
- the LOC104429568 gene encoding short stature homeobox protein 2 isoform X2: protein MACDDEAEWLTVAMTDDSAVAELLLRIRCADAPPHAADARPLKLDWTVRQRRSSNSKTAPKDARRKKRGGEPARASPTTPLSWSGATSSGGGGGGGGGSGGGGGGDEECSVPVVRSPEKARSKTTNGSTTTSAARPSKRPRKKKTLAELKEEENKLLKERRRLKWGLANLRRVVEKQRIANESLKKMKEWLQIRISEIFFESRR from the exons ATGGCCTGCGACGACGAGGCCGAGTGGCTGACCGTCGCCATGACGGACGACTCCGCGGTGGCGGAGCTCCTCCTCCGGATCCGCTGCGCCGACGCGCCGCCCCACGCGGCCGACGCGCGCCCCCTGAAGCTCGACTGGACCGTGCGCCAGCGGAGGTCGTCCAACTCCAAGACCGCGCCGAAGGACGCCAGGCGGAAGAAGCGCGGGGGTGAGCCGGCTCGCGCGAGCCCGACGACTCCCCTCTCCTGGAGCGGCGCCACCtccagcggcggcggcggcggcggcggcggcggcagcggaggaggaggcggaggcgacgAGGAGTGTAGCGTCCCTGTCGTCAGGTCACCGGAAAAGGCAAGATCTAAG ACCACCAATGGGAGCACGACCACGAGCGCTGCCAGACCCAGCAAgagaccaagaaagaaaaag ACACTGGCTGAactgaaggaggaggagaacaaGCTCCTGAAGGAAAGGAGAAGACTGAAATGG GGATTGGCAAACCTGCGTCGTGTTGTTGAGAAGCAAAGAATTGCGAAcgaaagcttgaagaagatgaag GAATGGCTACAGATTCGGATTAGTGAGATATTCTTCGAATCTCGACGCTGA
- the LOC104429568 gene encoding short stature homeobox protein 2 isoform X3 → MACDDEAEWLTVAMTDDSAVAELLLRIRCADAPPHAADARPLKLDWTVRQRRSSNSKTAPKDARRKKRGGEPARASPTTPLSWSGATSSGGGGGGGGGSGGGGGGDEECSVPVVRSPEKARSKTTNGSTTTSAARPSKRPRKKKTLAELKEEENKLLKERRRLKWGLANLRRVVEKQRIANESLKKMKIRISEIFFESRR, encoded by the exons ATGGCCTGCGACGACGAGGCCGAGTGGCTGACCGTCGCCATGACGGACGACTCCGCGGTGGCGGAGCTCCTCCTCCGGATCCGCTGCGCCGACGCGCCGCCCCACGCGGCCGACGCGCGCCCCCTGAAGCTCGACTGGACCGTGCGCCAGCGGAGGTCGTCCAACTCCAAGACCGCGCCGAAGGACGCCAGGCGGAAGAAGCGCGGGGGTGAGCCGGCTCGCGCGAGCCCGACGACTCCCCTCTCCTGGAGCGGCGCCACCtccagcggcggcggcggcggcggcggcggcggcagcggaggaggaggcggaggcgacgAGGAGTGTAGCGTCCCTGTCGTCAGGTCACCGGAAAAGGCAAGATCTAAG ACCACCAATGGGAGCACGACCACGAGCGCTGCCAGACCCAGCAAgagaccaagaaagaaaaag ACACTGGCTGAactgaaggaggaggagaacaaGCTCCTGAAGGAAAGGAGAAGACTGAAATGG GGATTGGCAAACCTGCGTCGTGTTGTTGAGAAGCAAAGAATTGCGAAcgaaagcttgaagaagatgaag ATTCGGATTAGTGAGATATTCTTCGAATCTCGACGCTGA
- the LOC104423205 gene encoding ribonuclease 3-like protein 1 isoform X1: MEKKHSDLKSFDQRNLPPTDPQYTMNNTEPHIQNKVGKDSITNQYRKVVKANPSPVEKEADSQQSPINPDSSLVSPALCTEIKISTIKKEKDTSETEASPRGDAESESAKAKLYELCAANKWKLPCFECYKEEGPSHSRQFSFKVITEVKDESRVTLLECFSAPRSKKKAAAEHAAEGALWYLKHLGYCSKESSSPW, encoded by the exons ATGGAGAAGAAGCACTCCGACCTGAAAAGCTTCGACCAGAGAAATCTGCCTCCCACTGATCCTCAGTACACCATGAATAACACAGAGCCACATATTCAG AATAAGGTGGGTAAAGACAGCATCACCAACCAATACAGGAAGGTGGTTAAGGCAAACCCAAGCCCAGTAGAAAAGGAAGCTGATTCACAACAATCACCCATAAATCCAGATTCTTCTTTAGTGTCCCCTGCACTGTGCACAGAGATCAAGATCAGCACcatcaagaaagagaaggacACCAGTGAGACTGAGGCAAGTCCTCGAG GTGATGCCGAGAGTGAATCAGCAAAAGCTAAGTTGTATGAGTTATGTGCTGCAAACAAGTGGAAGCTCCCTTGCTTTGAGTGCTACAAAGAGGAAGGTCCAAGCCACTCGAGACA ATTCTCATTCAAAGTAATTACAGAGGTTAAAGATGAATCCCGAGTTACATTATTAGAGTGCTTTAGCGCACCTAGGTCAAAGAAAAAAGCCGCCGCAGAGCATGCAGCTGAAGGGGCGCTCTGGTACCTGAAGCATCTAGGGTATTGTTCGAAGgaaag CTCTAGCCCTTGGTGA
- the LOC104429568 gene encoding short stature homeobox protein 2 isoform X1, translating into MACDDEAEWLTVAMTDDSAVAELLLRIRCADAPPHAADARPLKLDWTVRQRRSSNSKTAPKDARRKKRGGEPARASPTTPLSWSGATSSGGGGGGGGGSGGGGGGDEECSVPVVRSPEKARSKTTNGSTTTSAARPSKRPRKKKTLAELKEEENKLLKERRRLKWGLANLRRVVEKQRIANESLKKMKLDMQCKQEAVTTPDEQPQNVGSCSPCSSASKTREVETCERFFELPDLNLPVENSG; encoded by the exons ATGGCCTGCGACGACGAGGCCGAGTGGCTGACCGTCGCCATGACGGACGACTCCGCGGTGGCGGAGCTCCTCCTCCGGATCCGCTGCGCCGACGCGCCGCCCCACGCGGCCGACGCGCGCCCCCTGAAGCTCGACTGGACCGTGCGCCAGCGGAGGTCGTCCAACTCCAAGACCGCGCCGAAGGACGCCAGGCGGAAGAAGCGCGGGGGTGAGCCGGCTCGCGCGAGCCCGACGACTCCCCTCTCCTGGAGCGGCGCCACCtccagcggcggcggcggcggcggcggcggcggcagcggaggaggaggcggaggcgacgAGGAGTGTAGCGTCCCTGTCGTCAGGTCACCGGAAAAGGCAAGATCTAAG ACCACCAATGGGAGCACGACCACGAGCGCTGCCAGACCCAGCAAgagaccaagaaagaaaaag ACACTGGCTGAactgaaggaggaggagaacaaGCTCCTGAAGGAAAGGAGAAGACTGAAATGG GGATTGGCAAACCTGCGTCGTGTTGTTGAGAAGCAAAGAATTGCGAAcgaaagcttgaagaagatgaag CTTGACATGCAATGTAAGCAGGAAGCCGTGACAACTCCCGATGAGCAACCACAGAATGTCGGTTCCTGCTCCCCATGCAGCAGCGCATCAAAAACACGCGAGGTTGAAACTTGCGAAAGATTCTTTGAGCTACCTGATCTCAATTTGCCAGTGGAAAATTCAGGCTGA
- the LOC104423206 gene encoding ATPase 9, plasma membrane-type isoform X2, giving the protein MAGLAPKTKVLRDGKWSEEEAAILVPGDVISIKLGDIIPADARLLEGDPLKIDQSALTGESLPVTKNPGDEVFSGSTCKQGEIEAVVIATGVRTFFGKAAHLVDSTNQVGHFQKVLTAIGNFCICSIAVGMTVEIIVMYPIQRRKYRDGIDNLLVLLIGGIPIAMPTVLSVTMAIGSHRLSQQGAITKRMTAIEEMAGMDVLCSDKTGTLTLNKLTVDKNLIEVFAKDVDKDGVILLGARASRVENQDAIDACIVGMLADPKEARADITEVHFLPFNPVDKRTAITYVDSNGNWHRVSKGAPEQIIDLCKVRQDVKKKVHDIIDKFADRGLRSLAVAKQTVPEKTKDSAGEPWQFVGLLPLFDPPRHDSAETIRRALNLGVNVKMITGDQLAIGKETGRRLGMGTNMYPSSSLLGQHKDESIAALPIDELIEKADGFAGVFPEHKYEIVKRLQERKHICGMTGDGVNDAPALKKADIGIAVADATDAARGASDIVLTEPGLSVIVSAVLTSRAIFQRMKNYTIYAVSITIRIVLGFLLLALIWKYDFSPFMVLIIAILNDGTIMTISKDRVKPSPVPDSWKLKEIFATGVVLGTYLAVMTVVFFWAAHKTDFFSVSFYVKSKGYHHVTSQDKFGVRSIRNNPDELTAAVYLQVSIVSQALIFVTRSRSWSYIERPGLLLMSAFVAAQLIATLLAVYANWGFARIHGIGWGWAGVIWLYSIIFYIPLDILKFIIRYALSGRAWDNLLQNKTAFTTKKDYGKEEREAQWARDQRTLHGLQPPETTEIFKDKNNYAELSEIAEQARKRAEVARLRELHTLKGHVESVVKLKGLDIETIQQHYTV; this is encoded by the exons ATGGCAGGCTTAGCACCCAAAACAAAG GTTCTTAGAGATGGAAAATGGAGTGAGGAAGAAGCAGCAATTTTGGTTCCTGGAGATGTGATTAGTATTAAGCTTGGAGATATTATTCCAGCAGATGCTCGTCTTTTGGAGGGTGACCCTCTTAAAATTGATCAATCTGCTCTAACTGGTGAATCTCTGCCCGTAACCAAGAACCCTGGAGATGAAGTTTTCTCTGGGTCAACCTGCAAGCAAGGGGAAATAGAGGCTGTTGTCATTGCTACTGGGGTTCGTACCTTCTTCGGGAAGGCTGCTCACCTTGTTGACAGCACCAACCAAGTGGGGCACTTCCAAAAG GTACTGACGGCCATCGGGAACTTCTGCATATGTTCAATTGCCGTGGGAATGACAGTAGAGATAATAGTGATGTACCCAATTCAGCGCCGAAAGTACAGGGATGGTATTGACAATCTGTTGGTTCTCCTTATTGGAGGAATTCCTATTGCCATGCCAACAGTCCTGTCAGTGACGATGGCAATTGGATCCCACCGACTGTCTCAACAAGGTGCGATTACCAAGAGGATGACAGCTATCGAAGAGATGGCTGGGATGGACGTCCTTTGCAGTGATAAGACAGGGACTCTTACACTTAACAAGCTTACAGTAGACAAGAACCTGATTGAG GTATTTGCAAAGGATGTAGACAAGGATGGTGTAATATTGCTCGGTGCTAGAGCTTCCCGGGTTGAGAATCAGGATGCAATTGATGCCTGTATTGTTGGAATGTTAGCTGATCCGAAGGAG GCTAGAGCTGATATCACGGAGGTCCATTTCTTACCTTTTAATCCTGTGGACAAGCGAACAGCAATAACATACGTGGACTCCAATGGTAACTGGCATCGAGTCAGTAAAGGTGCACCAGAGCAG ATAATTGATCTCTGCAAGGTTAGGCAAGATGTAAAGAAAAAAGTCCATGATATTATTGATAAGTTTGCTGACCGCGGTCTACGCTCCCTAGCAGTTGCCAAACAA ACTGTGCCAGAGAAAACGAAGGATAGTGCTGGAGAACCCTGGCAATTTGTAGGCCTGTTACCTCTTTTTGATCCCCCAAGGCATGATAGTGCAGAGACCATCAGGCGAGCACTTAACCTCGGAGTCAACGTCAAGATGATTACTGGAGACCAGTTAGCTATAGGCAAGGAGACAGGTCGCCGCCTAGGAATGGGCACTAACATGTATCCCTCCTCCTCACTCCTAGGCCAGCACAAGGATGAATCAATTGCTGCTCTCCCTATTGATGAGCTAATTGAGAAGGCCGATGGCTTCGCTGGCGTCTTTCCTG AGCACAAGTACGAGATTGTGAAGAGGCTACAAGAAAGGAAGCACATATGCGGGATGACTGGTGATGGTGTGAATGATGCACCAGCTTTGAAGAAGGCAGACATTGGAATTGCTGTTGCTGATGCAACTGATGCTGCCCGAGGCGCATCTGACATAGTACTTACGGAGCCAGGGTTGAGTGTGATTGTCAGTGCTGTCTTAACAAGCAGAGCGATCTTCCAGAGAATGAAAAATTACACCATTTATGCAGTCTCAATTACAATCCGTATTGTGCTGGGTTTTCTGTTGCTTGCTCTTATATGGAAGTATGATTTCTCACCTTTCATGGTGTTAATCATTGCCATATTGAATGATGGAACCATCATGACCATCTCTAAAGATAGGGTGAAGCCATCTCCCGTACCTGACTCCTGGAAGCTCAAGGAGATTTTTGCTACTGGCGTTGTTCTTGGAACCTACTTAGCTGTTATGACTGTTGTTTTCTTCTGGGCTGCACATAAAACCGACTTCTTCTCGGTAAGCTTTTATGTTAAATCAAAAggata TCACCACGTGACTTCACAGGACAAATTTGGCGTGAGGTCAATTAGGAACAATCCTGATGAGCTTACAGCAGCTGTCTACCTCCAAGTGAGTATTGTGAGCCAGGCACTCATCTTTGTTACTCGATCTCGCAGTTGGTCATACATTGAACGCCCAGGTCTCCTGCTTATGTCAGCCTTCGTTGCTGCACAACTG ATTGCAACTCTCCTAGCTGTCTATGCAAATTGGGGTTTTGCGAGAATACACGGCATCGGCTGGGGATGGGCTGGTGTTATATGGCTGTACAGCATTATCTTTTATATCCCTCTAGATATTCTCAAGTTCATCATCCGATATGCACTGAGCGGCAGGGCTTGGGATAACTTACTGCAGAATAAG ACGGCTTTCACAACAAAGAAAGAttatggaaaagaagaaagagaggctCAGTGGGCAAGGGATCAACGCACGTTGCACGGCCTCCAGCCACCTGAAACAACTGAAATCTTTAAGGATAAAAACAACTATGCAGAGCTGTCCGAAATTGCTGAACAGGCTAGAAAACGTGCTGAGGTTGCAAG GTTAAGAGAGCTTCACACCCTCAAGGGGCATGTTGAATCAGTGGTCAAACTTAAGGGGCTCGACATCGAGACAATTCAACAGCACTACACTGTTTGA
- the LOC120288865 gene encoding glycine-rich cell wall structural protein 1.0: MGTSGIVGGGSRKAGGVSGWVKGGGEDSSGSGGASEAKSGGDSHGNRGGASWTAGGGGEETSGGGKMNSEGGDKNHGGGGEAISTGAEGSCSGGGGDGTSGGGGREGGGREGGGREGGGGEGGGGDEEGGGGGGTSGAATPVPVRAGARRG; the protein is encoded by the coding sequence ATGGGGACGAGCGGGATCGTCGGCGGCGGCAGCAGGAAGGCCGGTGGCGTCTCCGGTTGGGTGAAAGGAGGCGGTGAGGACAGCAGCGGAAGTGGCGGTGCCTCCGAGGCGAAGTCAGGTGGTGATAGCCATGGGAACAGAGGCGGTGCTTCCTGGACTGCTGGCGGCGGAGGAGAGGAGACCAGTGGCGGCGGGAAAATGAACTCGGAGGGTGGAGACAAGAaccacggcggcggcggagaggcCATTAGCACGGGGGCGGAGGGAAGCTGTTCCGGCGGGGGCGGAGACGGGACGAGCGGGGGCGGAGGCAGGGAGGGCGGCGGCAGGGAGGGCGGAGgcagggagggagggggaggggagggaggtGGCGGGGACGAGGAGGGCGGTGGAGGGGGAGGGACAAGCGGGGCGGCGACGCCGGTGCCGGTGAGGGCGGGGGCGAGGAGGGGATAG
- the LOC104424192 gene encoding probable LRR receptor-like serine/threonine-protein kinase At3g47570, whose translation MAGNLLYLNLSRNHLNGVLPMKIGNLKHLDTLDVSGNILDGEIPNSLSNCDELRILRMRDNLFHGSIPQPLSSLKSIEELDLSNNSFIGEIPKFLEAFQFLEELNLSYNRLEGLLPTQGVFRNVSASFVARNEKLCGGMPEFELPKCVSQNSKNKGGVHKLKLIATILFGLLGITLVVTFIYLCWLKMKRNKPISSSSDDSMLNLSYGAILKANDGFSSTNLIGVRSFGSIYKGLLQENGIAIVVKVLNLTRHGALKSFKAECEALKRTRHRNLLKVLTACSSIDYKGGEFKALVYEFMVNGSLDEWLHPNLAPNDADGHSKKLSLLQRINIFIDVASGGIEANSEEEGEIVENEEYLEEEPEEDLEEELEEESEEDPKDDMKYDLDED comes from the exons ATGGCAGGGAACCTCCTCTATTTGAATTTGTCTCGAAACCATCTAAATGGAGTCCTTCCGATGAAAATTGGCAACTTGAAACATTTGGACACATTAGATGTCTCGGGAAATATTTTGGACGGTGAAATCCCCAATAGTCTAAGCAATTGTGATGAACTGAGAATACTAAGAATGCGAGATAACCTTTTCCACGGGTCCATTCCTCAACCACTTAGCTCATTAAAGAGCATTGAGGAATTAGATCTCTCCAACAACAGCTTCATTggtgaaattccaaagttcCTGGAagcatttcaatttttggaagagCTGAATTTATCCTACAATCGTTTGGAGGGCTTGCTACCAACTCAAGGTGTCTTTAGGAATGTGAGTGCGAGTTTTGTTGCTAGAAATGAAAAGCTTTGTGGGGGAATGCCTGAATTTGAGCTCCCTAAGTGTGTCTCTCAAAATTCCAAAAACAAAGGAGGAGTCCACAAGTTGAAACTCATTGCCACCATCCTTTTTGGTCTTCTTGGAATAACTCTCGTTGTCACTTTCATATATCTATGTtggttgaagatgaagagaaacaaGCCAATTTCAAGCTCCTCAGATGATTCTATGTTGAATCTATCTTACGGAGCTATCCTAAAAGCAAATGATGGTTTTTCTTCAACTAATTTGATTGGAGTCAGAAGTTTTGGATCCATCTACAAGGGGTTGCTCCAGGAGAATGGAATTGCCATTGTAGTGAAGGTGCTTAATTTAACACGGCATGGTGCTCTCAAGAGCTTCAAAGCTGAGTGCGAGGCTTTAAAGCGTACAAGACACCGAAATCTTCTGAAAGTCTTGACAGCATGCTCAAGCATTGATTATAAGGGTGGTGAGTTTAAGGCTTTAGTTTACGAGTTCATGGTCAATGGCAGCCTAGATGAGTGGCTGCACCCAAATCTAGCTCCAAATGATGCGGATGGGCATTCCAAGAAATTGAGTCTCCTCCAAAggataaacattttcattgatGTTGCTTCG GGTGGAATTGAAGCAAAT agtgaggaagaaggagagattgtTGAGAATGAGGAGTACCTggaggaggaacctgaagaGGACCTTGAAGAAGAACTTGAAGAGGAGTCGGAGGAGGATCCCAAGGATGATATGAAGTATGACCTAGATGAAGATTGA